From the Oncorhynchus clarkii lewisi isolate Uvic-CL-2024 unplaced genomic scaffold, UVic_Ocla_1.0 unplaced_contig_12414_pilon_pilon, whole genome shotgun sequence genome, the window tcagctttaggacctaactgtctctggtgtcagtctcagctttaggacctaactgtatctggtgtcagtctcagctttagggtctaactgtctctggtgtcagtctcagctttaggacctaactgtatctggtgtcagtctcagctaTAGGACCTAACTCTATCTGGTGTCAGTGTGTAGTCTAAgctttagggtctaactgtatctggtgtcagtctcagctttagggtctaactgtatctggtgtcagtctcagctttagggtctaactgtatctggtgtcagtgtGTAGTCTCAACTTTAGGACaaaactgtatctggtgtcagtctcagctttaggacctaactgtatctggtgtcagtctcagctttagggcctaactgtatcttgtgtcagtgtgtagtctcagctttagggtctaactgtatctggtgtcagtctcagctttaggacctaactgtatctggtgtcagtctcagctttaggacctaactgtatctggtgtcagtctcagctttagggtctaactgtatctggtgtcagtctcagctttagggtctaactatatctggtgtcagtgtgtagtctcagctttagggtctaactgtatctggtgtcagtctcagctttaggacctaactgtatctggtgtcagtctcagctttagggcctaactgtatctggtgtcagtgtgtagtctcagctttagggtctaactgtatctggtgtcagtctcagctttaggacctaactgtatctggtgtcagtctcagctttaggacctaactgtatctggtgtcagtctcagctttaggacctaactgtatctggtgtcagtctcagctttagggtctaactgtatctggtgtcagtctcagctttagggtctaactatatctggtgtcagtgtgtagtctcagctttagggtctaactgtatctggtgtcagtctcagctttaggacctaactgtatctggtgtcagtctcagctttaggacctaactgtatctggtgtcagtctcagctttagggtctaactgtacctggtgtcagtctcagctttagggtctaactgtatctggtgtcagtctcagctttagggtctaactgtatctggtgtcagtctcagctttagggtctaactgtatctggtgtcagtctcagctttagggtctaactgtatctggtgtcagtctcagctttagggtctaactatatctggtgtcagtgtgtagtctcagctttTTGGTCTAACTGTATCAGGTGTCAGGCTCAGCTTTAGgacctaactgtatctggtgtcagtgtgtagtctcagctttaggacctAACTGTAGTGCCAAATACACAACAATTGCCAAATGTTTTTGGGAACTTGGGCAGAAAAAGTTAAATGACAATATCAGAGTtgaattcaataagagaaaagctgtgaaatggagagttgaaaataaagagaagggaggaccagaacagtaATGTTTTGGGGAAGATTTAGTgacgtggttaaagaggatgacagcagtgtgatgattgtgaggcgctgTACAAATTAGACAGTCACAAGAtggggacttcaaataggccCATGACCTGTCCAGGGAACTGTGGTGTTCAGATGGGTTGAATGGAAACTGAAATGTGGACTAACTAACTACAGGTCTATAACCTTTCACATAGCCTTAATATGAACTCCTGGAGAATTAAGGATTTCTTGCTGTAAAATTATACaccaaatgtacattttgacTCGGACTGGAgaaatctctctttctttcagtaTTTTGAGAGAATGCGCGgctagggaccgtctgtaaaggtgctgtctttatcagcatcataaaagctgacaGTTAAAATACGCATCCAAGCCGAACTGAAATCTGATCAGAAACATGTTTGGTTGTTTTAACAGCTTTTAATGTCCTTAAAACTGGTCAAACTGACTTCATTTGGAAATTTTGCACAGAAAATCGTTCATgtattttagggggggggggggggattattgcattttctccccggtccctaaacgCCGTTCCTGTGTGACAGAAGCAGAGATTTAAGAGAAAACAAACTTGACCGATATCAAgtagattgaagcattcattgCATTGGTTTATGACATTCTGGTGAGTAAGTGGTTGTCTTCTAGGTTAACATAATGACAGAAGAgtagctgcatgtatctaattcAACATCAACCAACAAATAGCCTACACACTTTGGTAAGAAGCAGAAACATTAGTCCTATATAAAAAGGCCGGTCATAAAAAGAATCGTTATGCCAGCTTTGACTGTAGCCTTCAGCGTATTTTCTATATTAGCGGATAACGACCTCAGACTTTCTCTTTATCACATGTAGTCGGGCGGTTGGTGATGGGTGATTAGCAACTGCAGGCAGgtgtgggtgaacaaacagctgacccgctCATCACTagtgtgagtgactgtgtgtgtgtgtgtgtgtgtgttactggatACAGTCCATGACATGTATCTGCAGTGTGTCCATGTCGGGGGCTTGGTACTGGCACTTTGGACAGCGGTAGTCAGGAAGCTCTTCAGCCCCGCCTCCAGAGACACCCCCTGCCACTCCTGCAGCCAATCCCACGCTGCggaaggaggaagggggaggaaccGTGTTAAAGGCAACCCCTGGGAAtgcaacagaaagagagaaaataagacAAAAAGGGGatgaagtaacacacacacatacacacacacatacagtacccccTACtaggttagatatatatatacagttgaagtctgaagcttaccttagccaaatacatttaaactcagtttctcacaattcctgacatttaatcccagtaaaaattccctgttttaggtcagttaggatcaccactttattttaagaatgtgaaatgtcagaataatagtagagagaattatttatttcagcttttatttctttcatcacattcccagtgggtcttaagtttacatacactcaattagtatttggtagcattgccttcaaattgtttaacttgggtcaaacgtttcgggtagacttccataagcttcccacaataagttgggtgagttttgtccgattcctcctgacagagctggtgtaactgagtcaggtttgtaggtctccttactcacacacatgctttttcagttctgcccacaaatgttctatatgattgaggtcagggctttgtgatggccactccaataccttgactttgttgtccttaagccattttgccacaactttggaaggatgcttggggtcattgtccatttggaagacccatttgggaccaagctttaacttcctgactgatgtcttgagatgttgcttcaatatatccacataattttcctccctcatgatcccatctgttttgttacgtgcaccagtccctcctgcagcaaagcacccccacaacatgatgctgccacccccgtgcttcacggttgggatggtgttcttcggcttgcaagtctccccctttttcctccaaacataacgatggtcattatggacaaacagttctatttttgtttcatcagaccagaggacatttgtccaaaaagtacgatctttgtccccttgtgcaaaccgtagtctggcttttttatggcggttttggagcagtggcttcttccttgctgagcggcctttcaggttatgtcgatataggactcgttttactgtgaatatagatacttttgtacctgtttcctccagcatcttcacaaggtcttttgctgttctgggattgatttgcacttttcgcaccaaagtacattcagaacgcatctccttcctaagcggtatgacggctgcgaggtcccatggtgtttatacttgcgtactattgtttgtacagatgaacgtggtaccttcaggcgtttggaattgcgcccaaggatgatccagacttgtggaggtctacaattttttttctgaggtcttggctgatttctttacattttcccatgatgtcaagcaaagaggcaccgagtttgaaggtaggccttgaaatacatccacaggtacacctccaattgactcaaatgacgtcaattagcctatcagaagcttctaaagccatgacataattttctggaattttccaatctgtttaaaggcacagtcaacttagtgtatgtaaacttctgacccactggaattgtgatacagtgaattataagtgaactaatctgtctgtaaataattgttgtaaaaatgacttgtgtcatgcacaaagtaaatgtcctaaccgacttgtcaaaactatagtttgttaacaagaaatttgtggagtggttgaaaaacaagttttaatgactccaacccaagtgtatgtaaacttccgacttcgactgcatacacacacacacatatatatatacacataaacacacacacatatatacatatacatatgtgtgtgtgtacctggttggttggttggttggttggtgtgtgtgtgtgtgtacctggttgtgGGGGGATGTTGGGTCGTGGTATGAAGTCCTCCAGGTGTCTCTGCTGCATCTCCTCCATACGAGCCCTTAAAAACAAACACGCACTACATTATATCAATCCCTAAATCCCATtctagtgtgcgtgtgtgtgtgtgtgtgtgtgtgtgtgtgttaccgtgaGGTCCCCTCCTGTTTCAGACGCTCCATCTCAGCCAGTGCTTTGTTCAGATGGTCCTGAAGCTCCTCCTTCCTCTGGTTCAACTTCTCTCTGGCCTCCCGCTCCGCTAGGAAGTCTGCCTTGTAGATctcagcctgacacacacacacacacacacacacacacacgcacacacacacacactttatttcaATATACAAATATCATTCAAATGTCAAAAGGTCACagatacactactggtcaaaaggtttacaacacctactcatcaagggtttttctttattttgactgttttctacattgtataataatagtgaagacatcaaaactacgaaataacacatatggaataatgtagtaaccaaaaagtgttaaatcaaaatatattttatatgtgagacttcaaatagccaccctttgccttgatgacagctttgcaaacttgacattttctcaaccagcttcacctggaatgctttttcaaccatcttgaaggagttcccacatatgctgagtacttgttggctgctgctccttcactctgtggtccaactcatctcaaaccatctcaattgggttgaggtcaggtgattgtggaggccaggttatctgatgcagcactccatcactctccttcttggtcaaattgctcttacacagcctggaggtgtgttgggtcattgtcctgttgaaaaacaaattatggtcccactaagcccaaaccagatcagatggcgtatcgctgcagaatgctgtggttgccatgctgattaagtgtgccttgaattctaaataaatcaaagtgtcaccagcaaagcacccccaaaccatcaccataacacctcctcctccatgcttcacggtgggaaatacacatgtggagatcatccgttcaccgtcaccgtgtctcacaaagacagtggttggaaccaaaaatctccaatttggactatagaccaaaagacagatctccaccggtctaatgtccattgctcgtgtttcttggtccaagcaagtctcttcttcttattggtgtcctttagtagtggtttctttgcagcaatttgaccatgaaggcctgattcacaacagtctcctctaaacagttgatgttgagaggtggctgttacttgaagtctgtgaagcatttgggctgcaatttgtgaggctggtaactctgatgaactgatcctctgcagcagaggtaactctgggtcttcctttcctgtggtggtcctcatgagagacagttccatcatagcagaggtaactctgggtcttcccttcctgtggtggtcctcatgagagacagttccatcatagcagaggtaactctgggtcttcccttcctgtggtggtcctcatgagagacagttccatcatagcagaggtaactctgggtcttcccttcctgtggtggtcctcatgagagacagttccatcatagcagaggtaactctgggtcttcctttcctgtggtggtcctcgtgagagacagttaactctaatgagcttatcctctgcagcagaggtaactctgggtcttcccttcctgtggtggtcctcatgagagacagttaactctaatgagcttatcctctgagcagaggtaactctgggtcttcccttcctgtggtggtcctcatgagagacagtttcatcatagcagaggtaactctgggtcttccattcctgtggaggtcctcatgagagacagttccatcatagcagaggtaactctgggtcttcctttcctgtggtggtcctcatgagagacagttaactctaatgagcttatcctctgagcagaggtaactctgggtcttcccttcctgtggtggtcctcatgagagacagtcatcatagcagaggtaactctgggtcttccattcctgtggaggtcctcatgagagacagttccatcatagcagaggtaactctgggtcttcctttcctgtggtggtcctcatgagagacagttaactctaatgagcttatcctctgcagcagcagaggtaactctgggtcttcctttcctgtggtggtcctcatgagagacagtttcatcatagtgcttgatggtttttgcgactgtacttgaagaaactttcaaagttgttgaagttttccgtattgactgatcttcatgtcttaaggcTCCCCTgaattttttcaacattttgttaaaaatcacgcaacatttcaacgtcctgctactcatgccaggaatatagtatatgcatatgattagtatgtgtggatagaaaacactctgaagtttctaaaactggttaaataatgtctgtgactataacagaacgtgaacagcaagcgaaattccaataaaaacctggtcacaaaaacaaaaaaaaagtattcatccgccagtctctgaattgtctaTCCCAAGAGAAAATAGATAACGGTCAGTTTacagttcctacagcttccacacgatgtcgccagtactggcatTTTCATTGGTTTAAATCCTTGGTGGAATGAGAAATAGGCCCTTCCTTTCATCCAGTAAACAGGAAGAGACTTatgggagagagacaaaggacgatgatttcaagagtagctgctattgaatacagatcgccccgtgatcaatttgatcgattattaacgtttacaaatacctaaagttgggttacaaaagtagtttgaagtgttttgtcaaagattATAGGCAActtatttaattttaaaaaatgacgttgcgttttggaacggagcttttccatggatcagacgggctatataaatggacattttgggtatacatggacggatttaaatcgggaaaaagacccaattgtgatgtttatgggacatataggagtgccaacagagaagctcgtcaaaggtaatgaatgttttatattttatttctgcgtttttgtgtagcgtcggctacgctaattattttgtttacgtcgccttccggtatttcggggtgttgcatgctatcagataatagcttctcatgctttcgccaaaaaagcatttaaaaaatctgacatgttggctagattcacaacgagtgtagctttaattcagtaccctgcatgtgtgttttaaggAAAGGTtggctatttaaaaaatataaaatataaaatctatttagattttatttcaacacttttttggttactacatgattccatatgtgttatttcatagttgtgatgtcttcagtattattctacaatgtagaaaatagtacaaataaagaaaaacccttgaatgagtaggtgttgtaaACCTTGTGACCGGTAGTCATGGATGCACAAAGCCCTTTGTTCTCCCGGTGGCAGATACAACTTCCATATCTGGGGGATTGTCCTCTAAAATAAGTAGGGGGCCACCTGATGAATACCAGAAGGGTGAATAAGTAGGGGGCCACCTGATGAATACCAGAAGGGTAAATAAGTAGGGGGCCACCTGATGAATACCAGAAGGGTAAATAAGTAGGGGGCCACCTGATGAATACCAGAAGGGTAAATAAGTAGGGGGCCACCTGATGAATACCAGAAGGGTAAATAAGTAGGGGGCCACCTGATGAATACCAGAAGGGTAAATAAGTAGGGGGCCACCTGATGAATACCAGAAGGGTAAATAAGTAGGGGGCCACCTGATGAATACCAGAAGGGTAAATAAGTAGGGGGCCACCTGATGAATACCAGAAGGGTAAATAAGTAGGGGGCCACCTGATGAATACCAGAAGGGTAAATAAGTAGGGGGCCACCTGATGAATACCAGAAGGGTAAATAAGTAGGGGGCCACCTGATGAATACCAGAAGGGTAAATAAGTAGGGGGCCACCTGATGAATACCAGAAGGGTAAATAAGTAGGGGGCCACCTGATGAATACCAGAAGGGTGAATAAGTAGGGGGCCACCTGATGAATACCAGAAGGGTAAATAAGTAGGGGGCCACCTGATGAATACCAGAAGGGTAAATAAGTAGGGGCCACCTGATGAATACCAGAAGGGTAAATAAGTAGGGGGCCACCTGATGAATACCAGAAGGGTAAATAAGTAGGGGGCCACCTGATGAATACCAGAAGGGTAAATAAGTAGGGGGCCACCTGATGAATACCAGAAGGGTAAATAAGTAGGGGCCACCTATTTCAGCCCTCCAGGACTGGAAGAGAATGGGGGGCTAGAGGTGAACAGGGGGCTAGAGGTGAACAGCCCTGGTCTAGTCTCATCTCCTGAATATAGGGGCAAATCCACTCATAGCGCAGGCTATTGCTTTCTCTTTAAAAGCCTCtggccctcagcccctagccaaAGCAACaggggtgagtgtgtgtacctGGGCAGTCAGAACaggggtgagtgtgtgtacctGGGCAGTGTGAACaggggtgagtgtgtgtacctGGGCAGTGTGAACaggggtgagtgtgtgtacctGGGCAGTCAGAACAGGAACGGTCTCTAGAGATCCTCTCTGTTGCTCCACCTCTTCCTTCAGCTTGTCAATCAGATCCTGTTTCAGAGCCAaagctctctctgcctcctccagaCGAACAACCATGTctcctccctacacacacacctcagtcatTAGTTTGGAGTCGTAGTCCTtaaacagacaggtacacacacacacacacacacacacacacacacacacacacacacacacctcagtcttGAGTTTGGAGTCGTAGTCCTTAAACAGACAGGTGTAGGCGTGCTGCAGCTGGGCTAGCTTCCtcctggaagagaggaggagggttatTCCAGTATTGGTGTGTGTTGACGTCAAGTCTGTCTCcacggtgagtgtgtgtgtacgtgtcatCAATAGTTATATAGTATTTAGATGATATTAAATCAATATTTGACGCCGATTGTTTTTCCATCTTCTTAAAAAGTGAGCCAACATGGAATCTTAGTattgtgataatatggtatggtgataatatggtatgatgaggtctctcagtatggtgataatatggtatggtgataatatggtatggtgaggtctctcagtatggtgataatatggtatggtgatagaatggtatggtgaggtctctcagtatggtgataatatggtatggtgataatatggtatggtgataatatggtagggtgataatatggtatggtgaggtctctcagtatggtgataatatggtatgatgataatatggtatgatgaggtctctcagtatggtgataatatggtatggtgacaatatggtatggtgaggtctctcagtatggtgataatatggtatggtgaggtctctcagtatggtgataatatagtatggtgaggtctctcagtatggtgatatggtagggtgataatatggtatggtctctcagtatggtgataatatggtatggtgaggtctctcagtatggtgatatggtagggtgataatatggtagggtgataatatggtatggtgataatatggtatggtgataatatggtatggtctctcagtatggtgataatatggtatgatgAGGTCTCTCAGTAAGGAGATAATATGGTATggtctcagtatggtgataatatggtatggtgaggtctctcagtatggtgataatatggtatggtgataatatgatatggtgaggtctctcagtatggtgataatatggtaaggtgaggtctctcagtatggtgataatatggtatggtgataatatggtatggtgataatatgatatggtgataatatggtatggtctctcagtatggtgataatatggtaaggtgaggtctctcagtatggtgataatatggtatggtgataatatggtatggtgataatatgatatggtgataatatggtatggtctctcagtatggtgataatatggtatggtgaggtctctcagtatggtgataatatggtatggtgaggtctctcagtatggtgataatatggtatggtgaggtctctcggtatggtgataatatggtattgtgataatatggtatggtgataatatggtatggtctCACAGTATGGTGATGgcgaggtctctcagtatggtgataatatggtatggtgatatggtatggtgaggtccctcagtatggtgataatatggtatggtgataatatggtatctcagtatggtgataatatggtatagtgaagtctctcagtatggtgataataaggtatggtgataatatggtatgttgataatatggtatgatgataatatggtatggtgataatatggtatggtgataatatggtatggtgataatatggtatctcagtatggtgataatatggtatagtgaagtctctcagtatggtgataataaggtatggtgataatatggtatggtgaggtccctcagtattgtgataatatggtatggtgaggtctctctgtatggtgataatatggtctggtgataatatggtatggtgataatatggtagggtgataatatggtatggtgaggtctctcagtatggtgataatatggtatggtgataatatagtatggtgataatatggtatggtgaggtccctcaatatggtgataatatggtatgatgataatatggtatggtgaaaATATGGTatggtctctcagtatggtgataatatggtacgatgaggtctctcagtatggtgataatttGGTATGGTGATAaaatggtatggtgaggtctctctgtatggtgataatatggtatggtgaggtgtCTCAGTAtagtgataatatggtatggtgaggtccctcagtatggtgataatatggtatgatgataatatggtatggtgataatatggtatggtgaggtccctcagtatggtgataatatggtatggtgaggtctctcagtatgatgataatatggtatggtgataatatggtatggtgaggtctctctgtatggtgataatatggtctgGTGAGGtgtctcagtatggtgataatatggtatggtgataatatggtatggtctctcagtatggtgataatatggtatgatgACGTCTCTCTGTATGGTGATAAAATGGTCTGGTGAggtctcagtatggtgataatatggtagggtgataatatggtatggtgaggtctcagtatggtgataatatgg encodes:
- the LOC139403196 gene encoding NF-kappa-B essential modulator-like — translated: RTEVLLKQKDKDCTQLAKDGEALKAQVTSLLGELRERQSCLDQSQQDRNILDDKLSSTREALAASEREMEQQRKQHSVTVDKLLLQTHNLETALKTDRLVITEERRKLAQLQHAYTCLFKDYDSKLKTEGGDMVVRLEEAERALALKQDLIDKLKEEVEQQRGSLETVPVLTAQAEIYKADFLAEREAREKLNQRKEELQDHLNKALAEMERLKQEGTSRARMEEMQQRHLEDFIPRPNIPPQPGVAFNTVPPPSSFRSVGLAAGVAGGVSGGGAEELPDYRCPKCQYQAPDMDTLQIHVMDCIQ